The Klebsiella sp. RHBSTW-00484 genome includes a window with the following:
- the chiP gene encoding chitoporin ChiP, with translation MRTFSGKRSTLALAIAGVTALSGFAMVPDAKAEGFIDDSTLTGGIYYWQRERDRKDVTDGDKYKTNLSHSTWNANLDFQSGYAADMFGIDVAAFTAIEMGESSESGHPNEIAFSSRNKAYDEDYTGDKSGISLYKAAAKFKYGPAWARAGYIQPTGQTLLAPHWSFMPGTYQGAEAGANFDYGDTGALSFSYMWTNEYKAPWHIEMDEFYQNDKKTKVDYLHSLGAKYDFKNDFVLEAAFGQAQGYIDQYFAKASYKFDVAGTPLTTSYQFYGTRDKVSNGGANDIYDGTAWLQALTFGYKVADVLDLRLEGTWVKADGQQGYFLQRMTPTYASSNGRLDVWWDNRSDFNANGEKAVFFGAMYDMKNWNMPGWAFGASYVYAWDAKPGKMSSPDAYYNPDKRLEESAYSLDAMYTVQEGRAKGTLFKLHFTQYDNHSDIPSWSGGYGNIFQDERDVKFMVIAPFTIF, from the coding sequence ATGCGTACGTTTAGTGGCAAACGTAGTACGCTGGCGCTGGCTATCGCCGGTGTGACAGCACTGTCAGGTTTTGCAATGGTACCGGATGCGAAAGCAGAAGGGTTCATTGATGATTCAACGTTAACCGGCGGCATCTATTACTGGCAGCGTGAGCGTGACCGTAAAGATGTGACCGATGGTGACAAATACAAAACTAACCTTTCTCATTCCACCTGGAACGCCAACCTGGATTTCCAGTCTGGCTATGCTGCCGACATGTTTGGTATTGATGTTGCCGCCTTTACCGCCATCGAAATGGGCGAAAGCAGTGAAAGCGGCCACCCGAACGAAATCGCTTTCTCCTCGCGCAATAAAGCTTACGATGAAGATTATACTGGCGATAAGAGCGGGATCAGTCTGTACAAAGCGGCGGCCAAATTCAAATACGGCCCAGCCTGGGCGCGTGCTGGCTATATCCAGCCTACCGGTCAAACCTTGCTGGCTCCGCACTGGAGCTTTATGCCGGGTACCTATCAGGGCGCAGAAGCCGGTGCCAACTTTGATTATGGTGATACGGGCGCGCTGAGTTTTTCCTATATGTGGACAAACGAATATAAAGCACCGTGGCACATCGAAATGGACGAGTTCTACCAGAACGATAAGAAAACCAAGGTTGATTATCTCCACTCTCTTGGCGCCAAGTATGATTTTAAAAATGACTTCGTGCTGGAAGCCGCATTTGGCCAGGCACAGGGTTACATCGACCAGTATTTCGCTAAGGCCAGCTACAAATTTGATGTCGCAGGCACGCCGCTAACCACCAGCTACCAGTTCTACGGTACTCGCGATAAAGTCAGTAACGGCGGGGCGAACGATATTTATGATGGTACCGCCTGGTTGCAGGCATTGACCTTTGGCTATAAGGTTGCCGATGTTCTCGACCTGCGTCTGGAAGGAACCTGGGTTAAAGCTGATGGTCAGCAGGGCTACTTCCTGCAGCGTATGACGCCGACTTACGCCTCATCTAACGGTCGTCTCGATGTCTGGTGGGATAACCGCTCTGACTTCAACGCCAACGGTGAAAAAGCGGTGTTCTTCGGTGCGATGTATGACATGAAGAACTGGAATATGCCGGGTTGGGCCTTCGGCGCGTCCTACGTTTATGCATGGGATGCAAAACCAGGAAAAATGTCTTCTCCTGATGCTTACTACAACCCTGACAAACGTCTGGAAGAGTCAGCCTACAGCCTGGATGCGATGTACACCGTACAGGAAGGACGCGCGAAGGGTACGCTGTTTAAACTGCACTTTACTCAATACGACAACCACTCCGATATCCCAAGCTGGAGCGGCGGCTACGGCAACATCTTCCAGGATGAGCGCGACGTGAAGTTCATGGTTATTGCTCCATTCACCATTTTCTGA
- the fur gene encoding ferric iron uptake transcriptional regulator, producing the protein MTDNNTALKKAGLKVTLPRLKILEVLQEPDNHHVSAEDLYKRLIDMGEEIGLATVYRVLNQFDDAGIVTRHNFEGGKSVFELTQQHHHDHLICLDCGKVIEFSDDSIEARQREIASRHGIRLTNHSLYLYGHCAEGDCREDEHAHDAVEK; encoded by the coding sequence ATGACTGACAACAATACCGCATTAAAGAAGGCTGGCCTGAAAGTGACACTTCCGCGATTAAAAATCCTGGAAGTCCTGCAGGAACCGGATAACCATCATGTCAGTGCGGAAGACTTATATAAACGCCTGATTGATATGGGTGAAGAGATTGGCCTGGCCACCGTCTACCGCGTACTGAACCAGTTCGACGACGCCGGCATCGTCACCCGTCATAATTTCGAAGGTGGTAAATCCGTTTTCGAACTGACGCAGCAGCATCATCATGATCACCTGATTTGCCTCGATTGCGGCAAAGTGATCGAATTTAGCGATGACTCAATTGAAGCTCGTCAGCGTGAGATTGCCTCCCGACACGGTATTCGCCTCACCAACCACAGCCTGTACCTGTACGGTCACTGTGCAGAAGGCGATTGCCGCGAAGATGAACATGCCCACGACGCGGTGGAAAAGTAA
- the ybfE gene encoding LexA regulated protein: MAKEQTDRTTLDLFATERRPGRPKTNPLSRDEQLRINKRNQLKRDKVRGLKRVELKLNADAVDALNELAEARNMNRSDLIEEMLMNQLAALRSQDKA; the protein is encoded by the coding sequence ATGGCAAAAGAACAAACGGACCGTACGACATTAGATTTGTTCGCAACCGAGCGTCGGCCGGGTAGACCGAAAACCAATCCGCTTTCACGCGACGAACAGCTGCGTATCAACAAACGCAATCAGCTCAAGCGCGATAAAGTTCGCGGTTTGAAGCGCGTTGAGCTGAAGCTCAATGCCGATGCGGTTGATGCGCTCAATGAGCTGGCCGAAGCCCGCAACATGAACCGCAGCGATCTGATTGAAGAGATGCTGATGAACCAACTGGCGGCCCTGCGCAGCCAGGATAAAGCCTAA
- the ybfF gene encoding esterase: MKLNSRAQSAQNPHNNPPIVLVHGLFGSLDNLGILARDLVADYDILQVDMRNHGLSPRAPEMTYAAMAQDLIDTLNEYQIEKATFIGHSMGGKAVMALSALAPERIAGLVAIDIAPVDYHVRRHDEIFAAINAVTDAHAATRQQAATVMREHLHEEGVIQFLLKSFVDGQWRFNVPVLWEQYDNIVGWQTIPAWPHPAQFIPGGNSPYVTDAYREALLAQFPQARAHVIAGAGHWVHAEKPEAVLRAIRRYLTSIAA; this comes from the coding sequence ATGAAATTAAATAGCCGAGCGCAATCTGCACAGAATCCGCACAATAATCCCCCTATCGTCCTGGTCCATGGCCTTTTTGGCAGTCTGGATAACCTTGGGATCCTCGCCCGGGATCTGGTCGCTGACTACGATATTTTACAGGTCGATATGCGAAATCACGGTCTTTCCCCGCGCGCACCAGAGATGACCTATGCCGCGATGGCTCAGGATTTGATTGATACACTCAATGAATACCAAATAGAAAAAGCGACCTTTATTGGTCACTCAATGGGCGGCAAGGCGGTCATGGCGCTGAGCGCACTGGCCCCGGAGCGCATTGCGGGGCTGGTTGCGATTGACATTGCCCCTGTGGATTATCACGTTCGTCGCCATGATGAAATCTTCGCCGCCATCAATGCCGTGACCGACGCCCACGCGGCCACTCGCCAGCAGGCAGCGACGGTTATGCGGGAACACCTTCATGAAGAAGGCGTCATTCAGTTCCTGCTGAAATCCTTTGTGGACGGTCAGTGGCGGTTTAACGTACCGGTATTGTGGGAGCAATATGACAATATCGTCGGCTGGCAAACCATCCCCGCCTGGCCGCATCCGGCGCAGTTTATCCCCGGCGGTAACTCACCCTACGTAACCGATGCCTACCGTGAGGCTCTGCTGGCTCAATTCCCCCAGGCACGGGCTCACGTGATTGCCGGAGCCGGACATTGGGTACATGCAGAAAAACCAGAGGCCGTTTTACGGGCAATACGCCGTTATTTAACCTCCATAGCCGCGTAA
- the fldA gene encoding flavodoxin FldA: protein MAIIGIFFGSDTGNTENIAKMIQKQLGKDVADVRDIAKSSKEDLQAHDILLLGIPTWYYGEAQCDWDDFFPTLEEVDFNGKLVALFGCGDQEDYAEYFCDALGTIRDIIEPRGATIVGHWPTAGYHFEASKGLADDDHFVGLAIDEDRQPELTNERVEKWVKQISEELHLEEIKNA, encoded by the coding sequence ATGGCAATCATCGGCATCTTTTTTGGCAGCGACACCGGCAACACCGAAAATATTGCAAAAATGATTCAAAAGCAGCTTGGTAAAGATGTTGCTGATGTTCGCGACATTGCCAAGAGCAGCAAAGAAGATCTGCAAGCTCACGATATTCTGCTGCTCGGCATTCCAACCTGGTACTACGGTGAAGCACAGTGTGACTGGGATGATTTCTTCCCGACGCTGGAAGAAGTCGATTTCAACGGCAAACTGGTCGCGCTGTTTGGCTGCGGCGATCAGGAAGACTACGCTGAATACTTCTGTGATGCGCTGGGTACCATTCGCGACATCATCGAACCGCGCGGCGCCACTATCGTTGGTCACTGGCCGACTGCTGGATATCATTTCGAAGCATCTAAAGGTCTGGCAGATGATGACCACTTCGTGGGTCTGGCCATCGACGAAGACCGTCAGCCAGAACTGACTAACGAACGCGTGGAAAAATGGGTAAAACAGATTTCTGAAGAGCTGCACCTCGAAGAAATCAAGAATGCCTGA
- the chiQ gene encoding ChiQ/YbfN family lipoprotein, with translation MKKLLLVAIMAAGLVACTQSPAPKEDSKLKDAYSACINTAEGNPDKVEACQSVLDVLKQEKQHQQFATQESVRVLDYQQCIQARKTGNDQAVQSRCDQIWKEIRSNNTKP, from the coding sequence ATGAAGAAGCTATTGCTTGTCGCCATTATGGCGGCAGGTCTGGTTGCCTGCACGCAGTCGCCAGCGCCGAAAGAGGATTCAAAGTTAAAAGATGCCTACAGCGCCTGTATTAACACAGCTGAGGGTAACCCGGATAAAGTCGAAGCCTGCCAGAGCGTATTAGACGTTCTGAAGCAAGAGAAGCAGCATCAGCAGTTCGCAACTCAGGAAAGCGTGCGAGTACTGGATTACCAGCAATGTATCCAGGCGCGTAAAACCGGTAACGATCAGGCAGTACAGTCGCGCTGTGACCAGATTTGGAAAGAGATTCGTAGCAACAACACGAAACCCTGA
- the glnS gene encoding glutamine--tRNA ligase, producing the protein MSEAEARPTNFIRQIIDEDLATGKHTTVHTRFPPEPNGYLHIGHAKSICLNFGIAQDYQGQCNLRFDDTNPVKEDIEYVESIKNDVQWLGFHWSGDVCYSSDYFDQLHQYAVELINKGLAYVDELSAEEIREYRGTLKAPGKNSPYRDRSVEENLALFEKMRTGGFEEGKACLRAKIDMASPFIVMRDPVLYRIKFADHHQTGSKWCIYPMYDFTHCISDALEGITHSLCTLEFQDNRRLYDWVLDNISIPVHPRQYEFSRLNLEYTVMSKRKLNQLVTEKHVEGWDDPRMPTISGLRRRGYTAESIREFCKRIGVTKQDNTIEIASLESCIREDLNENAPRAMAVIDPVKLVIENYPQGGSEMVTMPNHPSKPEMGSREVPFSAEIWIDRADFREEANKQYKRLVLGKEVRLRNAYVIKAERVEKDVEGNITTIFCTYDADTLSKDPADGRKVKGVIHWVSAAHALPVEIRLYDRLFSVPNPGAADDFLSVMNPESLIIKQGFAEPSLAQAQAEKAYQFEREGYFCLDSRYATATNLVFNRTVGLRDTWAKVGA; encoded by the coding sequence ATGAGTGAGGCAGAAGCCCGCCCGACTAACTTTATTCGTCAGATAATCGATGAAGATCTGGCTACTGGTAAGCACACCACTGTTCATACCCGTTTTCCACCGGAACCGAATGGTTATCTGCACATTGGCCATGCGAAGTCTATTTGTCTGAATTTTGGTATCGCCCAGGATTACCAGGGTCAATGCAACCTGCGTTTCGATGACACCAACCCGGTGAAGGAAGATATCGAGTACGTTGAGTCGATTAAAAACGACGTGCAGTGGTTAGGTTTCCACTGGTCCGGGGACGTTTGCTACTCGTCTGACTATTTCGATCAGCTGCATCAGTATGCGGTTGAGCTGATCAACAAAGGCCTTGCCTATGTTGATGAACTGTCGGCGGAAGAGATTCGCGAATATCGCGGCACGCTGAAAGCGCCGGGTAAAAACAGCCCGTATCGCGATCGCAGCGTAGAAGAGAACCTGGCGCTGTTTGAAAAAATGCGTACCGGCGGTTTTGAAGAAGGTAAAGCCTGTCTGCGTGCAAAAATTGATATGGCTTCTCCGTTTATCGTCATGCGCGATCCGGTGTTGTACCGCATTAAGTTTGCCGATCACCATCAGACCGGAAGCAAGTGGTGCATTTACCCAATGTACGACTTTACCCACTGCATTAGCGATGCGCTGGAAGGGATTACTCATTCCCTGTGCACCCTTGAGTTCCAGGATAACCGCCGTCTGTACGATTGGGTGCTGGATAACATCAGCATCCCCGTGCATCCGCGTCAGTATGAATTCTCGCGTCTTAACCTCGAATACACCGTGATGTCCAAGCGCAAACTGAATCAGCTGGTGACCGAGAAGCACGTTGAAGGTTGGGATGATCCGCGTATGCCGACGATCTCCGGTCTGCGTCGTCGCGGTTACACCGCTGAATCCATCCGTGAGTTCTGCAAACGCATCGGCGTGACCAAACAAGACAACACCATTGAAATCGCTTCACTGGAATCCTGCATTCGTGAGGATTTGAACGAAAACGCTCCGCGCGCGATGGCCGTTATCGACCCGGTTAAATTGGTTATCGAAAACTATCCGCAGGGTGGCAGCGAAATGGTAACGATGCCGAATCATCCGAGCAAACCGGAGATGGGTAGCCGTGAAGTGCCATTCAGCGCCGAAATTTGGATCGATCGCGCGGATTTCCGTGAAGAGGCGAACAAGCAGTACAAGCGTCTGGTGCTGGGCAAAGAAGTCCGTCTGCGTAATGCTTACGTTATCAAAGCCGAGCGCGTAGAGAAGGACGTGGAAGGTAATATCACTACTATCTTCTGTACCTACGATGCTGACACCCTGAGCAAAGATCCGGCCGATGGTCGCAAGGTTAAGGGCGTGATTCACTGGGTGAGCGCGGCACATGCTCTGCCGGTAGAGATTCGTCTGTACGATCGTCTGTTCAGCGTGCCAAATCCCGGTGCTGCTGATGATTTCCTGTCGGTCATGAACCCGGAATCGCTGATTATCAAGCAGGGTTTTGCTGAACCAAGCCTGGCGCAGGCGCAGGCAGAGAAAGCGTATCAGTTTGAGCGCGAAGGTTACTTCTGCCTCGACAGCCGCTATGCAACCGCAACCAATTTGGTGTTTAACCGCACTGTTGGTCTGCGTGATACCTGGGCGAAAGTCGGCGCGTAG